In the genome of Chryseobacterium arthrosphaerae, one region contains:
- a CDS encoding T9SS-dependent choice-of-anchor J family protein: MKKYYFILVLFMGIMIKSQLLTENFESATFPPTGWTVQTTNTAFTWVSTTGFSGTKSAGVAYDPDLVAQDEKLITPSLNLTNVSNPVLTFKSNFNPYWAITPNNNYDTVVKVSTNNGATWTQIWSENDITVPTPAGFATYNITIPLTSLIGQANVKIAFNYIGNDGAQWRIDDISVTATTLGVSENKLKNDDLLVYPNPVTDSFRLNMPTAYGKNPNIEIVDMTGKRVKTFETARESYNISDLSKGVYFIVISDGKNKVMKKIEKR; the protein is encoded by the coding sequence ATGAAAAAATATTACTTTATTCTTGTGCTTTTTATGGGTATTATGATAAAAAGCCAGCTTCTGACTGAGAATTTTGAATCTGCAACATTTCCGCCTACCGGATGGACGGTTCAAACTACCAACACCGCTTTTACATGGGTATCAACTACCGGTTTTTCAGGGACAAAATCTGCCGGAGTGGCCTATGATCCTGACCTTGTGGCGCAGGATGAAAAACTGATAACTCCATCCCTTAACCTGACCAATGTATCAAATCCTGTTTTGACCTTCAAATCAAATTTTAATCCCTATTGGGCGATCACACCTAATAATAACTATGATACAGTAGTGAAGGTTTCTACAAATAATGGAGCAACATGGACGCAGATCTGGAGTGAAAATGATATCACAGTGCCTACACCTGCAGGGTTTGCCACCTACAATATTACCATCCCTTTAACCTCTCTGATAGGGCAGGCCAACGTAAAAATAGCTTTTAATTATATTGGAAACGATGGTGCACAATGGAGAATAGACGATATAAGTGTTACAGCAACAACCTTAGGAGTCTCTGAAAACAAGCTTAAAAATGATGATCTGTTGGTTTATCCTAACCCTGTTACAGATTCATTCCGGTTAAACATGCCAACAGCTTACGGGAAAAATCCAAACATTGAAATTGTTGATATGACCGGAAAAAGAGTGAAAACTTTTGAGACAGCCAGAGAATCTTACAATATCTCGGATTTGTCAAAAGGAGTTTACTTTATCGTGATATCAGACGGCAAAAACAAAGTGATGAAAAAAATAGAAAAACGATAA
- a CDS encoding dicarboxylate/amino acid:cation symporter, with protein MKAKKFYQQLYFQVIIAIIAGILLGKFYPEIGEKMKPLGDGFIKLVKMIIAPVIFITLTLGIAHMTDLKKVGRIAIKAMIYFFTFSTLALIIGLIVGNILQPGHGLNIDPASLSGDVSQYQEKAHESTLTGFMMNIIPETLFSPLVGDNILQVLLVAILMGVALVLTKEKSQKVTDFLQDLSTPVFKIVHMLMKLAPIGAFGAMAFTIGKYGLHSVLNLLFLVATFYITSILFVVVILGAVAWYNGFNIFKLLFYLKEELLLVLGTSSSESALPGIMEKMEKAGCSRAIVGLVVPTGYSFNLDGTNIYMTLASLFIAQALNIHLPVEKQLMLLLVAMLSSKGAAGVTGAGFVTLAATLAVVPEIPIAGMTLILGIDKFMSECRALTNVIGNSVATVVVANWEKQLDKEQFHYCLDHPAEIEKKLEV; from the coding sequence TTGAAAGCAAAAAAATTTTACCAGCAGCTTTATTTTCAGGTGATCATTGCAATTATTGCAGGGATTCTTCTAGGAAAATTTTACCCTGAAATAGGAGAGAAAATGAAACCTCTGGGGGATGGATTTATCAAACTGGTCAAAATGATTATCGCTCCGGTTATTTTCATCACCCTTACCTTAGGAATTGCCCATATGACAGATCTGAAAAAGGTAGGAAGAATTGCCATAAAAGCCATGATCTATTTTTTCACATTTTCAACGCTGGCTCTTATTATCGGCCTGATCGTGGGAAATATCCTGCAACCCGGTCATGGCCTTAATATTGATCCAGCCAGCCTTTCAGGTGATGTATCGCAGTATCAGGAAAAAGCTCATGAATCTACCCTTACAGGCTTCATGATGAACATTATTCCTGAAACCCTGTTCAGCCCGTTGGTTGGTGACAACATCCTGCAGGTTCTTCTTGTAGCTATTTTAATGGGAGTGGCTTTAGTTCTTACCAAAGAAAAAAGTCAGAAAGTCACTGATTTTCTTCAGGATCTGTCTACGCCTGTGTTTAAGATCGTTCATATGCTTATGAAGCTTGCCCCTATCGGTGCTTTTGGAGCCATGGCTTTTACGATCGGAAAATACGGGCTTCATTCTGTACTGAATCTTCTGTTTCTAGTGGCTACATTTTATATCACCTCTATCCTTTTTGTGGTGGTTATCCTGGGGGCAGTAGCCTGGTATAATGGTTTTAATATTTTTAAACTTCTTTTTTACCTTAAAGAAGAGCTGCTTCTGGTTTTAGGAACAAGTTCCTCAGAATCTGCCCTGCCGGGAATCATGGAAAAAATGGAAAAAGCAGGCTGTTCAAGGGCAATTGTAGGGCTTGTAGTGCCTACCGGATATTCCTTCAATCTCGACGGCACCAATATTTACATGACCCTGGCCTCACTTTTTATTGCACAGGCTTTAAATATTCACCTTCCGGTTGAAAAGCAGCTGATGCTTCTTCTGGTCGCAATGCTGAGCTCAAAAGGAGCTGCAGGAGTTACCGGAGCCGGATTTGTAACCCTGGCAGCCACCTTAGCCGTAGTTCCGGAAATTCCGATCGCTGGGATGACCCTGATTCTGGGAATCGATAAATTTATGAGTGAGTGCAGGGCGCTAACCAATGTAATAGGCAATTCTGTAGCTACAGTAGTTGTGGCAAACTGGGAAAAACAGCTTGATAAAGAACAGTTTCATTATTGCCTGGATCACCCTGCTGAAATAGAGAAGAAACTGGAGGTTTAA
- the ggt gene encoding gamma-glutamyltransferase — translation MKKLLIVSVLLAGQLSWAQFKDFNIVKEVQVKNKGVVVSAHPLASEAGAKILRMGGNAYDAVTATQYALAVVYPQAGNIGGGGFLVGVKNNGEKFTLDYRETAPKKASRDMYLDKKGKADTDLSQNGRLAVGIPGSVAGFFATLKYCKLPMEKIIQPAIDLAEQGFAITDKEADMLNSQREKFQKHNKSSIIFVKDTPWKAGDILVQKDLAETLKLIQKSGAKGFYEGKTADLLVAEMKRGNGIITLEDLKNYKVAERKALEFDYKGNNVVSMPLPSSGGLLLAQMLRMASFENLEKYQQNSTKAVQIMAEAERRAFADRAEYMGDPDFIQDKTSYLISDEYLKNRWKSFSFDKATPSAEVGKIIEQPKESTQTTHISVLDKDGNAASVTTTLNGYYGSKVLVTGAGFFLNNEMDDFSIKPGVPNMFGAVGGEANAIQPNKRMLSSMTPTILLKNGKPYMVVGTPGGTTIPTSVYQSIVNVVDFKLNANMSVNSPKFHHQWLPETISVENNFPESTIAELKSKNYVIEKIKQIGKTEMIVIDDKGNIHAVADGRGDDSVATE, via the coding sequence ATGAAGAAGCTTTTAATCGTTTCGGTACTGTTAGCAGGACAATTGAGCTGGGCTCAGTTCAAAGATTTCAATATCGTAAAGGAAGTACAGGTCAAGAATAAAGGTGTAGTGGTATCTGCCCATCCCTTAGCCAGTGAGGCAGGAGCAAAGATCCTCAGAATGGGCGGAAATGCCTATGATGCAGTTACCGCCACACAATACGCTCTGGCAGTAGTATATCCTCAGGCCGGAAATATCGGTGGCGGCGGATTTTTGGTAGGGGTAAAAAACAATGGTGAAAAGTTTACCCTAGACTACAGGGAAACAGCTCCTAAGAAAGCTTCAAGAGATATGTATCTTGACAAAAAAGGAAAAGCAGATACTGACCTATCGCAAAACGGACGGCTGGCCGTAGGTATTCCCGGAAGTGTAGCCGGTTTTTTTGCTACCCTGAAATACTGTAAGCTTCCTATGGAAAAAATCATCCAGCCTGCTATTGATCTGGCCGAGCAGGGATTTGCCATCACAGATAAGGAAGCGGATATGCTCAACAGCCAGCGGGAAAAGTTTCAGAAGCATAATAAATCTTCCATTATTTTCGTCAAAGACACCCCATGGAAAGCCGGCGATATCCTGGTTCAGAAAGATCTGGCGGAAACTTTAAAGCTGATCCAGAAATCAGGAGCCAAAGGTTTTTATGAAGGAAAAACAGCTGATCTGCTGGTTGCTGAAATGAAAAGAGGTAACGGAATCATCACGCTGGAAGATCTTAAAAATTATAAAGTGGCAGAAAGAAAAGCTCTGGAGTTTGATTATAAAGGGAACAATGTAGTTTCCATGCCTTTGCCATCCAGCGGCGGCCTTCTTCTGGCTCAGATGCTCAGAATGGCAAGTTTTGAAAATCTTGAAAAATACCAGCAGAATTCAACAAAAGCGGTTCAGATCATGGCAGAAGCAGAACGAAGGGCTTTTGCTGACCGTGCAGAATATATGGGTGATCCGGATTTCATTCAGGATAAAACATCCTATCTGATTTCTGATGAATACCTGAAGAACAGATGGAAAAGCTTCAGTTTTGACAAAGCAACTCCAAGTGCAGAAGTTGGAAAAATCATTGAACAGCCTAAGGAATCTACACAAACCACTCATATTTCCGTACTCGATAAAGATGGCAATGCAGCTTCTGTAACAACAACCCTTAACGGCTATTACGGAAGTAAGGTTCTGGTTACCGGTGCCGGATTCTTTTTAAATAATGAAATGGACGATTTCTCCATTAAGCCGGGAGTCCCTAATATGTTCGGTGCTGTGGGCGGAGAAGCCAATGCCATCCAGCCTAATAAAAGAATGCTTTCTTCCATGACCCCAACAATCCTCCTGAAGAATGGTAAACCTTATATGGTTGTGGGCACTCCGGGTGGAACAACGATCCCTACTTCCGTCTATCAGTCTATTGTGAATGTGGTTGATTTTAAACTGAACGCCAACATGTCAGTGAACTCCCCTAAATTCCACCATCAGTGGCTTCCGGAAACGATCAGTGTAGAAAACAATTTCCCTGAAAGTACGATTGCCGAACTGAAAAGCAAAAACTATGTGATTGAAAAGATAAAGCAGATCGGAAAAACAGAAATGATCGTCATTGACGACAAAGGAAACATTCACGCTGTAGCAGACGGCCGCGGAGACGACTCTGTAGCGACCGAATAA
- a CDS encoding NAD-dependent epimerase/dehydratase family protein, with protein sequence MESYTERILITGALGQIGTELTNRLVEMHGADNVVASGLDRWQEGITSAGHYERMDVTNTQLVRQVIKDYDITTVYHLASLLSGTSEKQPIFAWKLNLEPLLHFCEMAKEGLIKKIFWPSSIAVFGKGIPKHDVGQDVVLNPTTVYGISKMAGEKWCEYYFDKHGVDVRSIRYPGLISWKTPAGGGTTDYAVEIFYKAIEEGKYTSFISENTGMPMLYMDDAINATLKLMEASKESLTVRSSYNLGGMSFTPKELAEEIKKEIPDFTIGYNPDFRQAIADSWPASIDDSVAKKDWGLSYDFGISEMTKDMIRNLKVKLAKN encoded by the coding sequence ATGGAATCCTATACGGAAAGAATACTGATTACAGGTGCACTGGGACAGATCGGCACCGAACTTACCAACAGACTTGTTGAAATGCACGGAGCAGACAATGTTGTTGCTTCAGGGCTGGACAGATGGCAGGAAGGCATTACTTCTGCAGGGCATTACGAAAGAATGGACGTTACTAATACGCAATTAGTAAGACAGGTGATCAAAGATTACGATATCACTACAGTGTATCATCTTGCCTCGCTTTTATCCGGAACCTCAGAAAAGCAGCCTATTTTCGCATGGAAATTAAATCTTGAACCTCTGCTTCATTTTTGTGAAATGGCGAAAGAGGGGCTTATTAAAAAGATTTTCTGGCCTAGTTCTATCGCTGTATTTGGAAAAGGAATTCCGAAGCATGATGTGGGACAGGATGTAGTATTGAATCCTACAACTGTTTACGGAATCTCTAAAATGGCAGGGGAGAAATGGTGTGAATACTATTTTGATAAGCATGGAGTAGACGTAAGAAGTATCAGATATCCCGGATTGATCTCCTGGAAGACACCGGCAGGGGGTGGAACTACCGATTATGCCGTTGAGATTTTCTACAAAGCAATTGAAGAAGGAAAATATACAAGTTTCATTTCTGAGAATACAGGAATGCCGATGTTGTATATGGACGATGCGATCAATGCAACCCTGAAACTGATGGAAGCTTCGAAAGAAAGTCTTACGGTTCGTTCTTCTTATAATCTGGGTGGAATGTCATTTACTCCAAAAGAACTGGCGGAAGAAATCAAGAAAGAAATCCCGGATTTTACCATCGGTTACAACCCGGATTTCAGACAGGCGATTGCAGATTCATGGCCGGCTTCTATTGATGATTCCGTGGCTAAAAAAGATTGGGGACTGTCTTACGATTTCGGAATTTCTGAAATGACAAAAGACATGATCAGGAATCTTAAAGTAAAATTAGCTAAGAATTAA
- a CDS encoding polysaccharide deacetylase family protein, whose protein sequence is MILLTFNIVNIEAEVKNGFQVTDEERLKIAEDNTRAILRVLDIHDIKASFFVEVSLAEKLQNLIKAISSKGHEIAFYNKGSKPDEIENAKKNIQDLLEKQIRGIRQKDVKVPQEELKMMEFNYVSNIDNANILFPFKRLKRDTEITEEDGLSIVPESISPYSQLPYNDFVFQILPMKYYQGMVVETLQNEEFVLIYLNSWQFTDFKKYRFDIPFYRRLFSGKKMEDKLDALLTFINEKDMATSRMKDYIF, encoded by the coding sequence ATGATATTATTGACTTTTAACATCGTGAATATTGAGGCTGAAGTAAAAAATGGCTTTCAGGTCACTGATGAAGAAAGGCTGAAAATTGCAGAAGATAACACCAGAGCAATTCTCAGGGTTTTAGATATTCATGATATTAAAGCCAGTTTTTTTGTTGAGGTTTCACTCGCTGAAAAACTGCAGAATCTTATAAAAGCAATTTCATCCAAAGGGCATGAAATTGCTTTTTATAATAAAGGTTCAAAACCGGATGAAATTGAAAATGCCAAGAAGAATATTCAGGATCTTCTGGAAAAGCAGATTCGGGGAATCCGTCAGAAAGATGTAAAAGTGCCGCAGGAAGAATTGAAGATGATGGAATTTAATTATGTTTCCAATATTGATAATGCCAACATTCTTTTTCCGTTCAAGCGTTTGAAAAGAGATACTGAAATAACAGAAGAGGATGGGCTGAGCATTGTGCCGGAAAGTATTTCTCCATACAGCCAGCTGCCGTATAATGATTTTGTGTTTCAGATCCTGCCAATGAAGTATTATCAGGGCATGGTTGTAGAGACACTGCAAAACGAAGAATTTGTCCTGATCTATCTCAACTCATGGCAGTTTACGGATTTTAAGAAATACCGCTTCGATATCCCTTTTTACCGACGTTTGTTTTCGGGTAAAAAAATGGAGGACAAATTAGATGCCCTCCTTACTTTTATCAACGAGAAAGATATGGCTACTTCCCGTATGAAAGATTATATTTTTTAG
- a CDS encoding metallophosphoesterase — MPKNLFITASIFLFLEIYIYQAIRTLTDNFWIRTGYWAVSLIIYAVFAYEITHYQRTDRSMVRAQIMISLFLIFILPKIFIVLFLLIDDIVRIGGYLIGFAGPSENFFPERRKFLSLVGLGMSGVLSALFIDGITFGKYRHKVRRVKVKFPNLPESFKGYKIIQISDVHSGSFSDPGKLQHAVELINEQNPDLVLFTGDMVNNVADEFKPFIPLFSKIKAKDGKFAVLGNHDYADYVTWASLDAKKKNLDTLIDYEKQAGFDMLRNEHRVIEKNGEKLYILGVENWGLKPFPQFGRIDDALKGVPESAAKILMSHDPTHFDYVVKKHPGNIHLTLSGHTHGMQFGLDLKNVKWSPVQYRYPKWADLYESEGKLLYVNRGFGVLGYPGRVGVLPEITLFELS, encoded by the coding sequence ATGCCAAAAAATCTTTTCATCACCGCCAGTATTTTCCTGTTTCTGGAAATTTATATCTACCAGGCCATAAGAACGCTTACAGATAACTTCTGGATAAGAACCGGCTATTGGGCAGTATCTTTAATCATCTATGCTGTTTTTGCGTACGAGATCACTCATTACCAGAGAACAGACAGGAGTATGGTAAGAGCTCAGATCATGATCTCCCTGTTCCTGATATTTATTTTACCCAAGATCTTTATTGTTCTATTCTTACTGATCGATGATATTGTCCGCATCGGCGGATACCTGATCGGCTTTGCCGGACCGTCTGAGAATTTCTTCCCGGAAAGGAGAAAGTTCCTGAGCCTGGTCGGATTAGGAATGAGCGGAGTTTTGTCTGCCCTCTTCATCGATGGGATCACTTTCGGGAAATACCGCCACAAGGTAAGAAGGGTAAAAGTAAAATTCCCTAACCTTCCTGAAAGCTTTAAAGGCTATAAAATCATCCAGATTTCTGACGTTCACAGCGGAAGTTTTTCAGATCCCGGCAAACTGCAGCATGCTGTGGAACTTATCAATGAACAAAACCCTGACCTCGTGTTGTTTACCGGAGATATGGTGAATAATGTTGCGGATGAATTCAAACCGTTTATTCCCTTATTTTCAAAAATCAAGGCTAAAGACGGCAAATTTGCGGTTCTTGGAAACCATGATTATGCAGACTATGTAACCTGGGCCTCCCTGGATGCCAAAAAGAAAAACCTGGATACGCTGATCGACTATGAAAAGCAAGCCGGTTTTGACATGCTGAGAAACGAGCACAGGGTGATTGAGAAAAACGGAGAGAAATTATATATTCTGGGTGTTGAAAACTGGGGATTGAAACCCTTCCCTCAATTTGGAAGAATTGATGACGCCTTAAAAGGAGTACCGGAATCCGCTGCAAAGATCTTAATGAGCCACGACCCTACCCACTTTGATTATGTGGTAAAAAAACACCCCGGAAACATCCATCTGACCCTTTCGGGACACACCCACGGGATGCAGTTCGGACTGGATCTTAAAAATGTAAAATGGTCACCGGTTCAGTACCGTTACCCGAAATGGGCAGACTTGTACGAAAGTGAAGGAAAACTATTGTACGTCAACAGAGGGTTTGGAGTACTGGGATATCCGGGAAGAGTCGGTGTACTGCCGGAAATTACGCTTTTTGAATTGAGCTAG
- a CDS encoding 3-oxoacyl-ACP synthase III family protein, whose product MPNTIIIGSGSYIPNRVIGRDYFMNSEFYTEDGVKIEKPVEETIAKFVEITEIENRRFIEDDLSNSQIGYEAAKIALEDAKVDGEDLDYIIYASNFGEVTENGYADFMPTMAARVKNKLGIKNRKCVTYDMIFGCPGWVEGMILADNLIKAQVAKTILVIGAETLSRVTDPHDRNRMIFADGAGAVVVKATDDENVGIIAHNTICDNGPELNYLENQPSINKNVDQKRLYVRMLGRKIYEYALKNVPVAIKDTITDAGLSIEDIDKILIHQANAKMDYAMIERLHRLYDVKEYDHAISPMTIQDLGNTSVATIPTMYDLIIKGKMEGQTFKDKGNIVMTSVGAGMNINAIVYRLP is encoded by the coding sequence ATGCCGAATACGATCATTATAGGCTCTGGATCTTATATTCCGAACAGAGTTATTGGTAGGGATTATTTCATGAATTCCGAGTTCTACACAGAGGATGGTGTAAAGATTGAAAAGCCTGTGGAAGAAACTATTGCGAAATTTGTAGAGATTACAGAAATCGAAAACAGGAGATTCATAGAAGACGATCTTTCCAACTCACAAATCGGGTATGAAGCCGCAAAAATTGCCCTTGAGGATGCAAAAGTAGACGGCGAAGATCTGGATTATATCATTTATGCAAGCAATTTCGGGGAAGTTACAGAAAACGGTTATGCCGATTTCATGCCGACAATGGCTGCAAGAGTAAAGAATAAACTGGGCATAAAAAACAGAAAATGTGTAACCTATGACATGATTTTCGGTTGTCCGGGATGGGTAGAAGGAATGATTTTAGCAGACAACCTGATCAAAGCTCAAGTTGCCAAAACCATTCTTGTTATCGGAGCTGAAACACTGAGCCGTGTAACAGACCCACATGACAGAAACAGAATGATCTTTGCTGACGGTGCAGGCGCTGTAGTGGTAAAAGCTACGGATGATGAAAATGTAGGAATTATTGCTCACAATACCATCTGCGACAATGGCCCTGAGCTGAACTATCTTGAAAACCAACCTTCTATCAATAAAAATGTAGATCAAAAACGTTTGTATGTAAGAATGCTGGGTAGAAAAATCTACGAATATGCTCTTAAAAACGTGCCGGTTGCCATTAAAGACACCATCACCGATGCAGGTCTTTCTATTGAAGATATAGATAAAATCTTAATTCACCAGGCTAACGCTAAAATGGATTATGCCATGATCGAGAGACTTCACAGGCTTTACGATGTAAAAGAGTACGATCATGCGATCTCCCCTATGACCATTCAGGACCTTGGCAACACCTCTGTAGCAACCATTCCTACAATGTATGATTTAATAATTAAAGGAAAAATGGAAGGTCAAACGTTTAAGGATAAAGGTAACATTGTAATGACTTCGGTAGGTGCCGGAATGAACATCAATGCTATCGTTTACAGACTCCCTTAA
- the ubiE gene encoding bifunctional demethylmenaquinone methyltransferase/2-methoxy-6-polyprenyl-1,4-benzoquinol methylase UbiE, producing MTKDITKVTPYNSEATKKSQVEDMFDNIAPKYDLLNHVLSMKIDVLWRNKLVRWMKNDQPQEVLDVATGTGDLAITIEKGTGSKVVGLDLSQQMLNVGVIKIKKLKLDGKISMQKGDAENLPFEDNRFDAVSVAFGVRNFENLTKGLAELRRVVKDNKSVYILEFSKVEGFMGPFYMFYFKNILPAIGRLVSKDNRAYTYLPDSVNAFPFGEKMKQILLDTGFKKVEYKKLSLGIATIYKATK from the coding sequence TTGACAAAAGATATCACCAAAGTTACTCCCTACAATTCAGAGGCTACAAAAAAGAGCCAGGTAGAGGATATGTTCGACAACATTGCACCGAAGTATGACCTTCTGAACCATGTTTTATCCATGAAAATTGATGTTTTATGGAGAAATAAACTGGTAAGATGGATGAAAAATGATCAACCGCAGGAAGTGCTGGATGTGGCTACAGGAACGGGAGATCTGGCTATTACCATTGAAAAAGGAACCGGTTCTAAAGTAGTTGGTTTAGATTTATCACAACAAATGCTGAATGTTGGCGTTATTAAAATAAAAAAACTTAAATTAGACGGCAAAATTTCAATGCAAAAAGGAGATGCAGAAAATTTACCTTTCGAGGACAATAGATTTGATGCTGTTTCCGTTGCATTTGGAGTGAGGAATTTTGAAAACCTTACCAAAGGTTTGGCAGAATTAAGAAGAGTAGTTAAAGATAACAAAAGTGTTTATATACTGGAGTTTTCAAAGGTTGAGGGTTTCATGGGGCCATTCTATATGTTTTATTTCAAAAACATATTACCTGCAATAGGCAGGCTGGTTTCTAAAGATAATAGGGCGTATACATACCTTCCGGATTCTGTAAATGCTTTTCCTTTCGGGGAGAAGATGAAGCAAATTCTTTTAGATACGGGATTTAAGAAAGTAGAATATAAAAAACTAAGTTTAGGTATAGCCACAATTTATAAAGCAACAAAGTAA
- the porT gene encoding type IX secretion/gliding motility protein PorT/SprT, translating into MNKFLLKALVLTSVNVAIFANAQFRTRNRMDKLEDFDEQKFSWGFYLNGNRLDYRIVLHPRYGMSDNQNLVTSKESYSFGAGLIAKWRLNDYLDVRLEPGLQFAQRQLTFNTQSNDIYAGGSLTNPPFMPIPLQEKDKVREIKSTLVDIPVLLELHGQRWYNSRPYVAAGVNYVVNLQSNATSTDDNQQGIFRSTTHNFAWSAEMGIQFYFNKFKLTPAVRGTFFMNNEKVADNANTPPYWASAVSTLQTRAVMFVLKFE; encoded by the coding sequence ATGAATAAATTTCTATTAAAAGCACTGGTTTTAACCTCAGTAAATGTTGCCATTTTTGCAAATGCGCAATTCAGAACCCGAAACAGAATGGATAAGTTGGAAGATTTCGACGAACAGAAATTCAGCTGGGGGTTTTATTTGAACGGGAACAGACTGGACTACCGCATCGTGTTGCATCCGAGATACGGAATGAGCGATAATCAAAATCTTGTTACCTCTAAAGAAAGTTACAGTTTCGGTGCCGGGCTTATTGCAAAATGGAGACTGAACGACTATCTTGACGTGAGATTAGAACCGGGTTTACAGTTTGCACAAAGACAGTTGACTTTTAATACGCAATCTAATGACATCTATGCCGGCGGATCTTTAACCAATCCTCCTTTCATGCCGATTCCGTTACAGGAAAAAGACAAAGTAAGAGAAATTAAATCTACTCTGGTTGATATTCCTGTTCTTCTGGAACTTCACGGGCAGAGATGGTACAATTCAAGGCCTTACGTTGCCGCTGGGGTAAACTACGTTGTAAACCTTCAGTCTAATGCAACTTCTACCGATGATAACCAGCAGGGAATTTTCAGATCAACCACGCACAACTTTGCATGGTCTGCTGAAATGGGAATTCAGTTTTATTTCAACAAATTTAAACTGACTCCTGCCGTTAGGGGAACTTTCTTCATGAATAATGAAAAAGTGGCTGATAATGCCAATACCCCTCCTTACTGGGCATCTGCCGTATCTACATTGCAGACGAGAGCTGTGATGTTCGTTCTGAAATTCGAATAA
- a CDS encoding cell division protein ZapA, giving the protein MEVRRITVNIAGRVYPLNVPAAEEETLRKVGKQIENMIKDFEQNFDVRDKQDALAMCALKLGTNAEVVSLNYEKNINSTNERLQQINQSLNEIGK; this is encoded by the coding sequence ATGGAGGTAAGGAGAATAACCGTCAACATTGCAGGAAGAGTATATCCGCTGAACGTACCGGCAGCAGAGGAAGAGACTTTGCGTAAAGTAGGGAAGCAGATAGAGAATATGATTAAAGATTTTGAACAGAACTTCGATGTAAGAGATAAACAGGACGCTTTGGCGATGTGTGCCCTGAAACTGGGAACCAATGCAGAAGTGGTATCTCTTAACTACGAGAAAAATATTAATTCTACCAACGAAAGATTACAACAGATCAATCAATCGTTGAATGAAATCGGGAAATAG